Genomic segment of Desulfovermiculus halophilus DSM 18834:
ACGAAAGGGAAACGATAAATCCTACGTTGATCCGGAAAAGGAAAAAAAGCTGTGGAGCCTGTGGCGCCAGGGGCTTGAGGAACATGGTTTGAACGAGCGCATTTTGCGCAGGACCTTTAATCTGGTGAACAGTTTGGCCTATGAGCAGGCTGAGCGACGGGAAGACTGGGTCATGGCTCTGCACCCCAGACTGGAGGCTGTGGATATTGACCTGCCCGGACCGGTGGATACTGTGAAGACCCGGCTGTGGCTGATCATGGGCGCGGTTCTGGGGCGGGACGTGCGTATCCCCGGAGCTGTGCTCAACGATGACCTCATAGAGCTGATCAAGGCCTGCAATCAAGCCGGGGCGGGAATGAGCTGGGATCAGGAGGGTGCGAGCTCCGGAACGGTCTGTCCGCAGTTCGATCACTCCTCGATTTTCGTTGGTCAGGACCCCTTGAACTTTTATCTCCTCCTGGGGCTGAGCCTGACCAGTCCAGCCGTCTGCCGATTCAATGGAGGGGCGAGGCTCAAATCTGAGTCCATGGGGTTCCTCACCGATGTACTGGCTGAATTCGGGGCCCGTCAGGTGTTTCTGGTCCCAGGCAGCGACGGGGTGCCCATCCGGGTGGAGGCCAGTGGACAGGTCCCTTCCAAAGTCCGGGTTCCGGAAGAAGCTCCGGATGAGTTTGTCCTGGCCCTTTTACTCCTGGCTCCGGTATGGGCTCGTGCAAACGGGGAGTTTCGGCTGGTGCTGAATGCAGATTTAGAGCAGTTCAGGGGCAAACACCACCTTATCCCCATCTGGTCCCAGCTCGGGGCGGTGTGGGAGCAAGATGGCAAAGAACTGATCTTTTCCGGGAGCGAGCTGACCATGCCCCAACAGCCGGAGGTGGGCCTGGATCCTG
This window contains:
- a CDS encoding chorismate mutase; protein product: MKRGQNTLQSRSSRLHSIDKKLIQLLAERSQLLARDARERKGNDKSYVDPEKEKKLWSLWRQGLEEHGLNERILRRTFNLVNSLAYEQAERREDWVMALHPRLEAVDIDLPGPVDTVKTRLWLIMGAVLGRDVRIPGAVLNDDLIELIKACNQAGAGMSWDQEGASSGTVCPQFDHSSIFVGQDPLNFYLLLGLSLTSPAVCRFNGGARLKSESMGFLTDVLAEFGARQVFLVPGSDGVPIRVEASGQVPSKVRVPEEAPDEFVLALLLLAPVWARANGEFRLVLNADLEQFRGKHHLIPIWSQLGAVWEQDGKELIFSGSELTMPQQPEVGLDPVLAGYVLAMPAFCGGRVLLHGTFPQAGPERDAFLELSSQAGLDVDVREGGIESKSGGMPKADLRLSCRQSPRLIPLALALALAGGQESILGLSSGQDMDFAAHILASLGMESEQITDQELRIRPARGRQREDLAVTAPNACWSLGLALMALAGAKVSIKNPGVLTSLWPQFWTLYKNLPRPRAKSLAGEDKKEESGHGPKRRRRIVD